The following proteins are encoded in a genomic region of Solea senegalensis isolate Sse05_10M linkage group LG5, IFAPA_SoseM_1, whole genome shotgun sequence:
- the LOC122770019 gene encoding transmembrane emp24 domain-containing protein 7-like: MYGSFRVLLQVLWALLLWGWVLGSELTFELPDNAKQCFYEDITIGTKCTLEFQVVTGGHYDVDCRLEDPDGNTLYKEMKKQYDSFTFTASRNGTYKFCFSNEFSTFTHKTVYFDFQVGDDPPLFPNENRVTALTQMESACVSIHEALKSVIDYQTHFRLREAQGRSRAEDLNTRVAFWSIGEAIILLVVSISQVVLLRSFFSDRKTTTTRVGS, from the exons ATGTACGGATCCTTCCGGGTGCTGCTGCAGGTCCTGTGGGCCCTGCTGCTTTGGGGCTGGGTGCTGGGCTCCGAGCTCACCTTTGAGCTGCCGGACAACGCCAAGCAGTGTTTCTACGAGGACATCACCATCGGTACCAAGTGTACACTGGAGTTCCAG GTGGTGACGGGCGGTCACTATGATGTGGACTGTCGTTTGGAAGACCCAGATGGCAACACACTCTACAAGGAGATGAAAAAGCAATATGACAGCTTTACCTTCACTGCTTCCAGGAATGGCACCTACAAGTTCTGCTTTAGTAATGAGTTCTCCACCTTCACGCACAAGACGGTGTATTTTGACTTTCAGGTCGGGGATGATCCTCCACTTTTCCCCAATGAGAACAGAGTCACTGCTCTCACCCAG ATGGAATCAGCCTGTGTGTCTATCCACGAGGCCCTGAAGTCAGTCATCGACTACCAGACACATTTCCGCCTCCGTGAGGCTCAGGGTCGCAGTCGGGCAGAGGACCTCAACACTCGTGTTGCATTCTGGTCCATTGGAGAAGCCATTATTCTTTTGGTTGTCAGCATCAGCCAGGTGGTCCTGCTGAGAAGCTTCTTCTCTGACAGGAAGACCACTACAACACGTGTCGGATCATAA
- the LOC122769854 gene encoding RNA-binding protein MEX3B-like translates to MPSSTSLLEADEGESEVPPPLVHAFAGIGLDEHHGTQNQSPEQVDESLSFHHNHHQVSHFNLLGTVLDLKPLPLNRPPSGDEMKTAPEDEEPEVAAVVDSPSVSAGNSLLAQAHRHKHLPPGPAVMPSRMEHIETVLLYNGGEQDDATAVSGSALLPSSGMAMLPPGVFAEPGYEAEASLLARRKSVNTTECVAVPSSEHVAEIVGRQGCKIKALRAKTNTYIKTPVRGEQPVFVVTGRKEDVAMAKREILSAAEHFSLIRASRNKTGTLAAATGPGMPTLPGQTTIQVRVPYRVVGLVVGPKGATIKRIQQQTHTYIVTPSRDKEPVFEVTGMPENVDRAREEIEAHIAMRTGTGGGIEAPGVDNNDFQYNGTDVSFESSAASMGLGKPGWLHANATSSGGSGLLPVSINGGQPVNSNINSGVRMSSNYRNDSSSSLGSGSSSADSFYGGGNANRMADFSPTCSYNANANNNSRNSGTPALWYGENLLPVGSEELVSLGGGGGGGGGGGSSSGFDPLTISTAQSSHPAAQTHVWSSLVDHQPLQAFDVLQSQTSQPGTPRLSPTFSGTEALEHPQAQRVHRGPLGSAGTLDTQRFPSYSSAFSSSSESTASSSSPPDSSLFYRPGLGSAAGRGQEICIHCMDNQVIAALVPCGHNLFCLDCATQICQCPEAVCPVCLSPVTQAIQLRNM, encoded by the exons ATGCCCAGTAGCACTTCTTTGCTGGAGGCCGATGAGGGAGAGTCCGAGGTCCCACCGCCGCTAGTGCACGCTTTCGCCGGTATAGGCCTCGATGAGCACCACGGTACTCAGAACCAGAGCCCCGAACAAGTGGATGAAAGtctgtcctttcaccacaaccaccaccagGTTTCTCACTTCAACCTCCTCGGTACGGTGTTAGACTTGAAACCATTGCCTCTGAACCGGCCGCCCTCGGGAGACGAGATGAAGACGGCGCCCGAGGACGAAGAGCCGGAGGTCGCAGCCGTCGTCGACTCCCCCTCGGTTAGCGCCGGCAACTCGTTGCTAGCGCAGGCCCACCGCCACAAACACCTGCCGCCGGGGCCGGCGGTGATGCCGTCCAGGATGGAGCACATCGAGACGGTCTTGTTGTACAACGGAGGGGAGCAGGATGATGCCACCGCGGTCAGCGGCAGCGCCCTACTACCGTCTAGCGGCATGGCGATGCTGCCGCCCGGCGTGTTCGCGGAGCCCGGGTACGAGGCCGAAGCGTCGCTGTTGGCCCGGCGAAAGAGCGTCAACACCACCGAGTGTGTGGCCGTGCCGAGTTCCGAGCACGTCGCGGAGATCGTGGGCAGACAGG GCTGTAAGATTAAGGCACTGAGAGCCAAGACCAACACCTACATCAAGACACCAGTGAGAGGGGAGCAGCCCGTCTTTGTTGTGACAGGACGCAAAGAAGATGTGGCCATGGCCAAGAGGGAGATCTTATCTGCGGCCGAGCACTTCTCCCTCATCCGAGCGTCTCGTAACAAGACGGGCACTCTGGCTGCTGCGACTGGTCCTGGGATGCCTACTCTACCTGGACAGACGACCATTCAG GTGCGGGTACCCTATCGTGTTGTTGGGCTGGTTGTGGGTCCAAAAG GGGCAACCATCAAGCGCATCCAGCAACAGACCCACACTTACATTGTGACACCGAGTCGAGACAAAGAGCCTGTATTTGAGGTCACTGGGATGCCAGAAAACGTTGACCGGGCCAGGGAGGAAATCGAGGCACATATTGCCATGCGCACGGGGACCGGTGGGGGTATAGAGGCTCCAGGTGTAGACAACAATGATTTTCAATACAACGGGACAGATGTCAGCTTTGAGAGTTCGGCAGCATCAATGGGGTTAGGGAAGCCCGGGTGGCTCCACGCTAATGCAACATCATCGGGTGGCAGTGGCTTGTTGCCAGTGAGCATCAATGGTGGCCAGCCAGTCAATAGCAATATCAATAGTGGCGTCAGGATGTCTTCCAACTACCGCAACGACAGCTCCAGTTCACTCGGCAGTGGCTCCAGTTCCGCTGATTCTTTCTATGGCGGTGGGAATGCTAACCGGATGGCAGATTTCAGCCCAACCTGTTCGTATAATGCCAATGCTAACAACAACAGTCGTAATTCTGGCACTCCAGCTTTGTGGTATGGCGAAAACCTTCTTCCTGTGGGGTCTGAGGAGCTGGTCAGCttgggaggtggaggtggaggaggaggaggaggaggctcctCCTCAGGTTTTGACCCATTAACCATCTCTACTGCCCAATCCTCACACCCTGCTGCACAGACGCATGTCTGGAGCTCCCTTGTGGACCACCAACCCCTCCAGGCCTTTGATGTTCTTCAGTCTCAG ACCAGTCAGCCTGGGACACCCCGGCTCTCTCCAACCTTCTCTGGGACAGAAGCGCTGGAGCACCCTCAGGCTCAGCGTGTTCATCGAGGGCCTTTAGGCTCAGCTGGGACCCTCGATACCCAAAGGTTCCCCTCTTACAGCTCGGCCTTCTCCTCTTCCAGTGAAAGcactgcctcctcttcctcgcctcCTGACTCCTCCCTCTTCTACCGACCAGGGCTCGGATCAGCCGCGGGGAGAGGACAAGAGATATGTATTCACTGTATGGATAACCAGGTGATCGCTGCCTTGGTTCCCTGTGGCCATAACCTCTTCTGTCTAGATTGTGCCACCCAGATATGCCAGTGTCCAGAAGCTGTTTGTCCTGTGTGCCTGTCCCCCGTCACGCAGGCCATTCAGCTCCGCAACATGTGA
- the LOC122769811 gene encoding mothers against decapentaplegic homolog 4-like: MSITNTPTSNDACLSIVHSLMCHRQGGESETFSKRAIESLVKKLKEKKDELDSLITAITTNGAHPSKCVTIQRTLDGRLQVAGRKGFPHVIYARLWRWPDLHKNELKHIKYCQFAFDLKCDSVCVNPYHYERVVSPSIDLSGLTLTTPQSSSGLIVKDEYDFDGPPSLPSVDGGHSLQTIQHPPGSSSRSAPPEAFSNPNLLPPAEASTSASTSSFPAIAAGSSGASSNWSRNNSFTPNIPHHTNGHLQHHPPMPHPAHYWPVHNELAFQPPISNHPAPDYWCSIAYFEMDVQVGETFKVPSSCPIVTVDGYVDPSGGDRFCLGQLSNVHRTEAIERARLHIGKGVQLECKGEGDVWVRCLSDHAVFVQSYYLDREAGRAPGDAVHKIYPSAYIKVFDLRQCHRQMQQQAATAQAAAAAQAAAVAGSIPGPGSVGGIAPAISLSAAAGIGVDDLRRLCILRMSFVKGWGPDYPRTSIKETPCWIEIHLHRALQLLDEVLHTMPIADPQPLD, from the exons ATGTCCATCACCAACACACCTACCAGCAACGATGCTTGCCTGAGCATCGTGCACAGCCTGATGTGCCACAGGCAGGGCGGCGAGAGCGAGACGTTCTCTAAGCGTGCCATCGAGAGCCTGGTGAAAaagctgaaggagaaaaaagacgAACTTGACTCTCTCATCACAGCGATCACCACCAACGGGGCTCATCCCAGCAAGTGTGTGACCATTCAGAGGACGCTTGATGGACGGCTGCAG GTTGCAGGGCGTAAAGGGTTCCCTCACGTAATCTATGCCCGACTCTGGCGCTGGCCAGACCTGCATAAGAATGAACTGAAGCACATCAAATACTGCCAGTTTGCCTTTGACCTcaagtgtgacagtgtgtgtgtcaaccCCTATCACTATGAGAGGGTGGTGTCTCCTAGCATAG ACTTATCAGGACTGACCCTGACCACTCCTCAGTCCAGCTCAGGCCTGATTGTTAAGGATGAGTATGATTTTGATGGACCGCCGAGTCTGCCCTCTGTTGATGGAGGGCACTCCCTCCAGACTATCCAGCACCCCCCGGGATCCAGCAGCCGATCAGCCCCCCCTGAAGCATTTTCAAATCCAAATCTCCTTCCGCCTGCCGAGGCCTCCACCTCCGCCTCAACATCGTCCTTTCCAGCCATCGCTGCTGGATCAAGCG GTGCCTCATCCAACTGGTCCAGGAACAACAGTTTCACTCCCAACATACCCCACCACACTAATGGTCACCTACAGCACCACCCACCCATGCCACATCCGGCACACTACT gGCCAGTGCACAATGAGCTCGCCTTTCAGCCTCCCATATCCAACCATCCAG CTCCTGACTACTGGTGTTCAATTGCCTATTTTGAGATGGACGTTCAAGTTGGTGAAACGTTTAAAGTGCCCTCTTCTTGCCCCATTGTAACGGTGGACGGTTATGTCGACCCGTCAGGAGGAGACAGGTTCTGCTTGGGCCAGCTAAGTAACGTACATCGCACTGAAGCCATCGAGAGAGCTCG GCTTCACATTGGTAAAGGAGTCCAGCTGGAGTGTAAAGGTGAAGGAGATGTGTGGGTGCGATGCCTCAGTGACCATGCAGTGTTTGTCCAGAGTTACTATCTGGACAGAGAAGCAGGCCGAGCCCCCGGAGATGCTGTTCACAAAATCTACCCCAGTGCTTACATTAAG GTGTTCGACCTTCGGCAGTGCCACagacagatgcagcagcaggcTGCTACAGCTcaggcagcggcagcagctcaAGCAGCAGCTGTGGCTGGAAGTATACCTGGTCCTGGATCGGTGGGAGGGATCGCTCCAGCTATTA GTTTGTCGGCAGCAGCTGGTATCGGGGTAGACGACCTGCGGAGGCTGTGCATCCTGAGGATGAGCTTTGTGAAGGGCTGGGGGCCCGACTATCCCCGTACGAGCATCAAAGAGACGCCGTGCTGGATCGAGATCCACCTACACCGAGCTCTACAGTTACTGGACGAGGTTCTGCACACAATGCCCATAGCAGACCCACAACCTCTGGACTGA